One Paraglaciecola mesophila genomic region harbors:
- the sixA gene encoding phosphohistidine phosphatase SixA — MIMRHGDAEPVQDDDRSRELTKFGQQQATAAGQWLKQRYSAQGIEMSLVSPYIRAQQTLNGVSENVNVQYHAISDDITPDGNIWLTHDYVDYLLDVKKVSHSLLIVSHMPFVSYFLDEITKEQHSLFFDTSSIVLLDYQPATHSGTVLDIYHPS; from the coding sequence ATGATCATGCGCCACGGTGACGCAGAACCAGTACAAGATGACGACCGTTCTCGTGAGTTAACGAAGTTTGGCCAGCAACAAGCTACGGCAGCAGGGCAGTGGTTAAAGCAGCGCTATTCTGCGCAAGGCATCGAGATGAGCTTGGTGAGCCCGTATATCAGAGCGCAGCAAACATTAAACGGCGTAAGTGAAAATGTGAATGTTCAGTATCACGCCATATCAGATGATATTACTCCTGACGGTAATATCTGGCTGACACATGACTATGTTGATTATTTATTAGACGTAAAAAAAGTCTCACATTCGTTGTTGATTGTCAGTCATATGCCGTTTGTTAGTTACTTCCTAGATGAAATAACCAAAGAGCAACATTCGTTATTTTTTGATACATCGAGTATAGTGTTGCTTGATTATCAACCAGCGACACACTCAGGGACAGTGCTGGACATTTATCACCCATCATGA
- a CDS encoding LysR family transcriptional regulator, translating to MRHAVTLDALRVLEAIHNKGSFAAAAETLFKVPSALTYTVSKLENDLGVALFDRKGQRAILTPAGKLVLDEGIEILRAASDLEERVQQLESGWESKLVIAKDTIISEAPLIELISQFCSLDKHVEITVIEEALGGGWDALQSNRADIALGVTGELPKGQYDVALLGELEFVFAVSADHPLADFIGLIEGQHIRQYPYIVVADSSRTLPGRTSGLFDNKQLIRVSSMYSKARAQAAGIGVGFLPIHIAKPFLDDGSLVAKATSLPRPPISIYFAKEKSTSGKAAQWFWQRLNQHDWLNPQ from the coding sequence ATGCGCCACGCAGTAACCCTTGACGCACTTAGAGTACTCGAGGCTATTCATAACAAAGGCAGTTTTGCAGCTGCTGCTGAAACACTATTCAAAGTGCCCTCGGCACTGACCTACACCGTCAGCAAGTTAGAGAATGATTTGGGTGTCGCACTATTTGACCGAAAAGGACAAAGAGCCATATTAACACCAGCGGGAAAACTGGTACTCGACGAAGGCATTGAAATACTCAGGGCTGCAAGTGATCTTGAAGAGCGTGTTCAACAGTTAGAGTCTGGTTGGGAATCGAAATTGGTGATCGCCAAAGACACTATCATTAGTGAGGCGCCACTGATTGAATTGATTTCACAATTTTGTTCATTAGATAAACACGTCGAAATTACAGTTATCGAAGAAGCGTTAGGCGGTGGCTGGGACGCGCTGCAATCAAATCGTGCCGATATCGCATTGGGGGTGACAGGTGAATTACCCAAGGGCCAATACGACGTTGCCCTTTTAGGTGAATTAGAATTTGTATTTGCAGTGAGTGCTGACCATCCACTGGCGGATTTTATCGGATTAATTGAGGGGCAGCACATCCGTCAATATCCGTATATTGTTGTGGCAGATAGCTCTCGTACATTACCTGGGCGCACCAGCGGCTTGTTTGACAACAAGCAATTAATCCGCGTGAGCAGTATGTATAGTAAAGCGCGTGCCCAAGCAGCTGGAATTGGGGTGGGTTTTTTACCTATTCATATTGCCAAACCGTTTCTAGATGACGGCAGCTTAGTGGCCAAAGCAACCTCTTTACCTAGACCGCCTATTTCAATTTATTTTGCCAAGGAAAAATCAACCTCAGGTAAGGCCGCCCAGTGGTTCTGGCAAAGGTTGAACCAACATGATTGGCTCAACCCTCAATAA
- a CDS encoding Rho-binding antiterminator — protein MKCAEQDYIEIACLYKMPIILTLRHGDNVKGVAKDTVYDKHKRECIVLESSTGELSVALTLIQSMQAQEANPHFSLIHFSQ, from the coding sequence ATGAAGTGTGCTGAGCAAGATTATATTGAGATTGCATGCCTATACAAAATGCCAATAATATTGACCTTGAGGCATGGTGACAACGTCAAAGGTGTAGCTAAAGACACTGTTTACGATAAGCACAAGCGAGAATGCATTGTGCTAGAGTCTTCTACTGGTGAGTTAAGTGTCGCACTGACGTTAATTCAATCGATGCAAGCCCAAGAGGCCAATCCACATTTCAGCTTAATTCATTTTAGCCAGTGA
- a CDS encoding GAK system CofD-like protein has protein sequence MRVKQTLQPKSVSRVTPLDAQKYLAHQGKKLLFFSGGSALRGFCRPLSAATHHSVHLVTPFDSGGSSATIRRHFTLPGVGDLRNRLLALSHNGTREQDIVARLLGYRLSSSASQQALRAHLKLMAEGKDPLVSSLQANKRQLFCLKIARVLKCLPQEFDLKGASIGNLLFVDYQCVGDERLQCGIDFFHQMLDIRGTVRPIVESNLHIAAELNDGSTVVGQHLLTAKETPALRSAITKLYLCESEENPEPVDCYLLKKNRQYIEQADLICFPPGSFFTSILANLLPVGVGEAVANNPNPKVYIPNLGHDPEQLGMTLEDCILTLLSYLRKHTEQPLKPSQYISTILLDVNEKYYAGGIPFERLREMGINVVQRDLVTMRSAPYYNDDLLLKNLLAIGN, from the coding sequence ATGCGTGTTAAGCAAACTTTGCAACCCAAATCTGTATCTCGGGTTACTCCCTTGGACGCTCAGAAATATCTCGCACATCAAGGTAAAAAACTGTTGTTTTTTAGTGGCGGTAGCGCATTACGTGGTTTTTGTCGGCCATTGAGTGCGGCAACACATCATTCAGTGCATCTCGTAACGCCGTTTGATTCAGGTGGTAGCTCAGCAACTATTCGTCGGCATTTTACCTTACCCGGAGTAGGGGACTTACGAAATCGCTTACTTGCTCTGAGTCACAACGGAACAAGGGAACAAGACATTGTCGCTCGACTGTTGGGGTATCGACTTTCTTCAAGTGCATCCCAGCAGGCACTACGTGCACATTTAAAATTAATGGCTGAAGGAAAAGACCCTCTCGTATCTTCATTGCAAGCCAATAAGCGCCAACTGTTTTGTCTAAAAATAGCCCGAGTACTTAAGTGCTTGCCCCAGGAATTTGATTTAAAGGGCGCGAGTATTGGAAATTTGCTGTTCGTCGACTATCAATGTGTTGGTGATGAAAGGCTGCAATGTGGCATTGATTTTTTTCATCAAATGCTAGATATACGTGGTACAGTGAGGCCCATTGTTGAAAGTAATTTGCATATAGCAGCAGAGTTAAACGACGGTAGCACAGTTGTTGGGCAACACTTATTGACAGCAAAAGAGACGCCAGCGCTGCGCAGTGCAATCACCAAACTTTACTTGTGTGAGAGCGAGGAAAACCCTGAACCAGTCGACTGCTATTTATTAAAGAAAAATCGCCAATATATTGAACAAGCCGATCTGATTTGCTTCCCCCCAGGCAGCTTTTTTACCAGTATTCTAGCCAATCTCTTGCCTGTTGGAGTGGGAGAAGCCGTGGCCAACAACCCTAACCCTAAGGTGTATATTCCTAATCTCGGTCACGATCCTGAACAGCTGGGCATGACGTTAGAAGATTGCATTTTGACTCTATTAAGTTATTTACGTAAGCATACAGAGCAACCACTGAAGCCATCACAATACATCAGTACTATTTTGCTTGATGTAAATGAAAAATATTACGCAGGGGGCATACCATTTGAGCGTTTACGTGAAATGGGGATTAACGTTGTACAACGTGATTTAGTCACCATGCGCAGTGCGCCTTACTACAATGACGACTTATTATTAAAAAATTTGTTAGCTATTGGCAACTAA
- a CDS encoding NADP-dependent oxidoreductase, producing MSTYTAVNLIQRPEPGPIPASTFEVVEKAMPSPGPGEILVKQTYMSLDPAMIGWMSSDTKSYIPPVALGDVMRSSGIGEVIESNHPDFTVGEKVMGMTGWTEYFVSTGQGLNKLPAGVGEEQALSVFALPGLTATQGLYGVAKPKEGETIVVSGAAGSVGSIVGQLAKADGLSVIGVAGSDEKCQWLVNELGFDGAINYKSDDINAKLTELAPKGVDIFFENTGGAIQQHIFEHMNAHGRIAVCGMISDYATSEPSPGPNWIPIIKKRLSIQGFTMPDHYAQVPELLAKLTPYVMKGQIKHRAHVLDGLASAVDGLNMLLTGQNNGKLMVKL from the coding sequence ATGTCAACCTATACTGCTGTTAATCTTATTCAACGCCCCGAGCCTGGCCCTATTCCAGCATCAACGTTTGAAGTGGTTGAAAAAGCCATGCCAAGCCCCGGCCCTGGAGAAATCCTAGTAAAACAAACTTACATGTCTCTCGATCCTGCGATGATTGGTTGGATGAGCTCAGATACAAAAAGCTATATTCCACCTGTGGCCCTAGGCGATGTTATGCGTTCCTCAGGTATTGGCGAAGTCATTGAAAGTAACCATCCTGATTTTACCGTGGGCGAAAAGGTAATGGGAATGACCGGCTGGACGGAGTATTTCGTCAGCACAGGTCAAGGTTTAAATAAATTACCGGCTGGTGTCGGTGAAGAACAAGCTCTATCTGTTTTTGCTTTACCTGGGTTGACCGCCACCCAAGGCTTGTATGGCGTGGCTAAACCGAAAGAGGGGGAAACGATTGTTGTCAGCGGTGCTGCAGGTTCGGTTGGTTCCATTGTTGGGCAGCTAGCAAAAGCAGACGGACTTAGCGTAATCGGTGTGGCAGGCTCTGATGAGAAGTGCCAATGGTTAGTTAACGAGCTGGGCTTTGACGGTGCAATAAACTATAAATCAGATGATATAAACGCCAAATTGACAGAGCTTGCACCTAAAGGTGTTGATATCTTTTTTGAAAACACAGGTGGGGCGATACAGCAGCATATTTTCGAACACATGAATGCCCATGGTCGTATCGCGGTATGCGGCATGATTTCTGATTACGCGACCAGTGAGCCTAGCCCAGGGCCAAATTGGATCCCAATTATTAAGAAGCGTTTGAGTATTCAAGGTTTCACTATGCCTGACCATTATGCCCAAGTGCCTGAGTTATTGGCGAAGTTAACGCCCTATGTGATGAAAGGACAAATTAAACACCGAGCACATGTACTCGATGGCTTAGCATCAGCGGTCGATGGGTTGAATATGTTATTAACTGGCCAAAATAACGGCAAATTGATGGTGAAACTATAA
- a CDS encoding LysR family transcriptional regulator translates to MDQLRAIRYFCKVVETGNFTQAAKSFHVPASSLSRRVADLEKSLGATLLKRSTRVVKLTEIGRSYYAQVNDILRQLELSNDTVRSYQTVPTGQLRISAMVEFGEPILFPLLEEFSQRYPQIVLDVRLSDELSALTRDEVDIAIRGGYAPNERVVAIKLMENQFVAVASQQYLTQFGTPTCPKELKNHKGLYYRTPNGPLRWVSEINGQWQDVSAPPTAVSNNGKWLLGKVLAGQGIMMAPKWLLNEYLAAEELQELTLTPSVNITSSSDFGIYLLYQKQRYLVPKVKAAVDFLVARIKQIHA, encoded by the coding sequence ATGGATCAACTAAGAGCCATTCGCTATTTCTGCAAAGTGGTGGAAACTGGCAACTTCACCCAAGCCGCCAAATCTTTTCATGTGCCTGCGTCTTCGCTGTCTCGCCGAGTGGCTGATTTAGAGAAGAGTCTTGGGGCCACTTTGCTGAAACGCTCAACTAGAGTGGTGAAATTGACAGAAATTGGTCGTTCCTATTACGCACAGGTCAACGACATTTTGCGACAACTTGAGCTGAGCAACGATACAGTGCGTAGTTATCAAACCGTGCCCACAGGACAACTTAGAATAAGCGCCATGGTAGAGTTTGGGGAGCCAATACTATTCCCCTTGTTAGAAGAGTTTTCACAACGCTATCCGCAAATTGTGCTTGATGTTCGTCTTAGTGATGAACTCTCAGCATTAACCCGAGATGAAGTAGACATTGCTATACGCGGCGGCTATGCCCCGAATGAACGAGTCGTTGCTATTAAACTGATGGAAAACCAATTTGTGGCCGTAGCGAGTCAACAGTACTTGACTCAATTCGGCACCCCTACTTGCCCTAAGGAGCTTAAAAATCATAAAGGGTTGTACTACCGTACACCGAATGGTCCATTACGCTGGGTAAGTGAAATAAATGGTCAGTGGCAAGATGTATCAGCCCCGCCAACCGCTGTTTCAAATAATGGTAAATGGCTTTTAGGAAAAGTATTAGCAGGACAAGGCATCATGATGGCCCCGAAATGGCTGCTTAACGAATATCTAGCCGCTGAAGAATTGCAAGAATTAACACTAACCCCATCTGTAAACATTACCTCGAGCAGTGATTTTGGTATCTATCTTTTGTATCAAAAACAGCGATATTTGGTGCCTAAAGTGAAGGCCGCTGTGGATTTTTTAGTCGCACGCATCAAGCAAATACATGCTTGA
- a CDS encoding inner membrane protein YpjD: protein MLLGLICFCLYAGAAGVILLKFFDHKGPNLKLSYVFAMLALVAHAWLLNNDIFVSLGENLSMLNVASLVAWLISLTMLLAAFTMPNTILLPVVYSFTGVIILLDLFIPDAHIMHIGLRPELMIHIGLALFAYACLGIALLYALQLAYINMRLKEKKASLLHSSLPPLMMVEGILFKLLTVGTILLTLSLISGFVFLENMFAQGQAHKTILSILAWLVFSIELFGHFKFGWRGKPIIFATIAGSLLLSLAYFGSRFVKEIILS from the coding sequence ATGTTGTTAGGCTTAATCTGCTTTTGCCTATATGCTGGCGCTGCTGGCGTTATATTACTGAAGTTTTTTGACCATAAAGGTCCAAATTTAAAGCTGTCTTATGTATTCGCTATGCTTGCTTTAGTAGCTCATGCGTGGCTATTAAATAACGATATTTTTGTCAGCCTTGGCGAAAACCTAAGCATGTTAAATGTCGCATCCCTCGTGGCATGGCTTATCAGCTTAACCATGTTGCTGGCCGCCTTCACCATGCCTAATACTATTTTGCTGCCCGTGGTGTATTCCTTTACTGGAGTAATTATTCTGCTGGATCTGTTTATCCCAGATGCGCATATTATGCACATTGGTTTACGCCCAGAATTAATGATACACATAGGCTTAGCCTTATTTGCCTATGCTTGCTTAGGTATTGCCTTGCTATATGCCTTACAATTGGCCTATATCAATATGCGGCTGAAAGAAAAAAAGGCTTCTTTACTTCATTCTTCTTTACCCCCTTTAATGATGGTCGAAGGAATTCTGTTTAAACTCCTTACCGTTGGCACCATTTTGCTAACGCTCTCGCTAATAAGCGGGTTTGTGTTTTTAGAAAACATGTTCGCTCAAGGACAAGCCCACAAGACTATTTTATCTATCTTGGCGTGGCTGGTGTTTTCCATTGAGTTATTCGGGCATTTTAAGTTTGGATGGCGTGGTAAGCCTATTATTTTCGCTACGATTGCGGGCTCACTACTATTAAGTTTAGCCTATTTTGGCAGCCGCTTTGTCAAAGAAATAATTTTGAGCTGA
- the ffh gene encoding signal recognition particle protein: protein MFENLTERLGKTLKDISGRGRLTDDNIKDTLREVRMALLEADVALPVVKSFIEQVKVRAVGTEVSKSLNPGQVFIKIVQAELESVMGQANEGLDLAAQPPAVVLMAGLQGAGKTTSVGKLARYLTEREKKKVLVVSADIYRPAAIKQLETLAIEIGVECFPSTIEQKPIDIVNDAVEYAKKKFFDVLLVDTAGRLHIDAEMMGEIKDLHQAIKPIETLFVVDAMTGQDAANTAKAFNEALPLTGVILTKTDGDARGGAALSVRHITGKPIKFLGMGEKVDALEPFHPERVASRILGMGDVLSLIEEVERKVDKNKAQRLAKKVQKGKGFDLQDFKEQLEQMRNMGGMMSMMDKLPGMGNMTAQVKDKANDKSFNQMEAIINSMTPLERAKPDTIKGSRKRRIAMGSGTQIQDVNRLLKQFTQMQKMMKKMSGGGMKKMMRNMKGMMPPGGPGGMFPPR from the coding sequence ATGTTTGAAAATTTAACAGAACGCTTAGGCAAAACGCTCAAAGACATTAGCGGCCGCGGCCGATTAACAGATGACAACATTAAAGACACGTTGCGTGAAGTGCGCATGGCGCTGCTTGAAGCTGATGTCGCCTTGCCTGTAGTAAAGAGTTTTATTGAGCAGGTGAAAGTGCGTGCGGTAGGCACTGAGGTTTCGAAAAGCTTAAATCCAGGCCAAGTGTTTATTAAAATCGTGCAAGCGGAATTGGAATCTGTCATGGGGCAGGCCAATGAAGGATTAGATTTAGCTGCCCAGCCTCCCGCTGTTGTGCTAATGGCAGGTTTACAAGGTGCAGGTAAAACCACCAGTGTCGGTAAATTAGCGCGCTACTTGACTGAACGCGAAAAGAAAAAAGTCCTTGTGGTCAGTGCTGATATCTATCGTCCTGCAGCGATTAAGCAACTTGAAACCCTTGCAATAGAAATCGGAGTTGAATGTTTCCCGTCGACGATTGAACAAAAACCAATTGATATCGTTAACGATGCGGTTGAGTACGCAAAGAAAAAATTCTTTGATGTATTGCTTGTCGATACCGCTGGCCGTTTACACATTGATGCTGAGATGATGGGGGAAATTAAAGACCTTCATCAAGCTATAAAGCCGATAGAAACGCTGTTTGTAGTCGATGCTATGACAGGACAAGATGCGGCCAATACAGCAAAAGCATTTAACGAAGCATTGCCATTAACCGGGGTTATTTTAACTAAAACCGACGGTGATGCTCGTGGTGGTGCAGCTCTGTCTGTTCGTCATATTACGGGTAAGCCGATTAAATTCCTAGGGATGGGGGAGAAAGTTGACGCTCTTGAGCCTTTCCATCCAGAGCGAGTGGCTTCGCGCATCCTTGGTATGGGAGATGTACTTAGTTTAATCGAGGAAGTCGAACGTAAAGTTGATAAGAACAAAGCACAACGCCTTGCCAAGAAAGTACAAAAAGGCAAAGGTTTTGATTTACAGGACTTCAAAGAGCAGTTAGAACAAATGCGCAATATGGGTGGTATGATGTCGATGATGGACAAACTGCCCGGCATGGGTAACATGACTGCTCAGGTAAAAGACAAAGCCAATGACAAGTCGTTTAACCAAATGGAAGCAATTATCAACTCTATGACGCCACTTGAGCGTGCAAAACCTGACACGATAAAAGGCTCGCGTAAGCGAAGAATTGCAATGGGCTCGGGTACGCAAATTCAAGACGTAAATCGCTTATTAAAGCAGTTTACCCAAATGCAAAAAATGATGAAAAAAATGTCTGGCGGTGGCATGAAAAAAATGATGCGTAACATGAAGGGAATGATGCCCCCAGGCGGACCGGGAGGCATGTTTCCTCCGCGCTAA
- a CDS encoding HlyC/CorC family transporter — protein MDDISTGSLFILLGILVLLSAYFSSSETSMMSINRYRLKHLGNEGNKGALRVQTLLERPDRLIGLILIGNNLVNIAASAVATVLGMRLYGDMGIAIATVVLTLVILIFSEVTPKTVAALYPEKVSFPASFFLLPMLKVLYPLVFLVNGITNFILKLLRISTDDSDSGSLSREELRTVVHEAGAMIPKKHQDMLVGILDLEKVTAEDIMVPRNEIVAIDINHEWKDIQKQLINSQHTRVLLYRDSIDDAVGFVHVRDALRLLSKDDFTKSSLLRAVREIYFTPESTPLHTLMYKFQAVKERIGLVVDEYGDIQGLVTLEDILEEIIGDFTTSMVPDHSKEADTQQDGSVLVDGSANVRELNKEMDWHFPTEGPKTLNGIILEYLEDIPEANISLRLAGYPLEIIEMKDNVVKTVRIMPQFYLAQDSHKAD, from the coding sequence TTGGACGATATATCAACAGGTAGTCTATTTATTCTACTTGGTATTTTAGTATTACTTTCCGCTTATTTTTCTAGCTCTGAAACCAGTATGATGTCGATCAACCGATATCGACTCAAGCACTTGGGTAACGAAGGCAACAAAGGGGCATTGCGTGTCCAAACCTTGCTTGAGCGACCTGACAGGCTAATTGGTTTAATTCTTATTGGTAATAATCTGGTTAACATAGCAGCATCGGCTGTAGCCACTGTTTTGGGCATGCGCTTGTACGGTGATATGGGGATCGCTATTGCCACGGTTGTTTTAACCTTAGTTATCCTTATTTTTTCCGAAGTTACCCCCAAAACAGTGGCTGCACTTTATCCTGAAAAGGTCTCTTTCCCTGCTTCATTTTTTCTTTTACCCATGCTTAAAGTGCTATACCCATTGGTGTTTTTAGTGAATGGGATCACTAACTTTATTCTTAAACTTTTGCGGATCAGCACAGATGACAGTGACAGTGGCAGCCTCAGTAGAGAAGAGTTGCGTACCGTTGTGCATGAAGCAGGGGCAATGATCCCTAAAAAGCACCAAGATATGCTAGTTGGTATCTTAGACTTAGAAAAAGTCACTGCCGAAGACATCATGGTGCCCCGCAATGAAATTGTGGCGATTGATATCAACCATGAGTGGAAAGACATACAGAAACAATTAATCAATTCGCAACACACTCGGGTTTTGCTATACCGTGATAGCATTGATGATGCTGTTGGATTCGTCCATGTTCGTGATGCCTTGCGCTTGCTGTCTAAAGATGATTTTACTAAATCCAGTCTATTAAGAGCAGTTCGCGAAATATACTTTACACCTGAGTCGACCCCGTTACATACCTTGATGTACAAATTTCAAGCCGTGAAAGAACGAATCGGCTTAGTGGTAGATGAGTATGGTGATATCCAAGGCTTGGTGACATTGGAGGATATTCTTGAAGAAATTATTGGTGACTTCACCACCAGTATGGTGCCTGACCACAGTAAAGAAGCTGATACCCAACAAGATGGCAGCGTTTTAGTTGACGGTAGTGCCAACGTGCGAGAGCTGAACAAAGAAATGGACTGGCATTTCCCCACTGAAGGACCAAAAACCCTCAATGGAATTATTTTAGAATATTTAGAGGACATTCCAGAAGCCAATATCAGCTTACGTTTAGCGGGTTACCCTCTTGAAATCATTGAAATGAAAGATAATGTGGTAAAAACCGTGCGTATCATGCCGCAATTTTACTTGGCACAAGATAGTCATAAAGCTGATTAA